The nucleotide window GGGCCAatgaaaatttgttggaggaagacacacatctgtcagcctgaaagagtcATTGGGTTTATAAGGGTTTTTAacaaggttttataagattgctgttttataaggctggATAACACTGATttagcgcatatcctaaagaggtgcaacacaaagatgcaaatattgcacttgaatccattctccctgaccagAAGTGATGActgttgtctctattaggcacaataCGGGataaaagtcctttgcaaacagtgagacttgcactttataaattaaGGGTGGCGATTTagagtcagtggtctaaactttgtaaccagtgctgcaccggttccgactacatccagtaccacagtcatgcatctgaaaatgtcccctagtgttcgtacctggtgtTCCTCACCAAgacaaattccctaaaatacatttagggtactTAGAAGAatcatactggggggaaaaaaagggaaaaaaaaaaaaagtcctcaaatcatacttgtaaaagctggaagaaaggaaaatgagggaaggtccccgcATAAAATGGCATATAACAACGAACCATTTAAcgttttttaaacggaatctcaccAAGGCCCTTTGTGAGCCAGTTATTGACTCCATGAGGTATGGCATCATACGCCGTATGCGGAGAGTAAATTCcaattctgtgctccagggctcggaccaccagccgttccttccaggtcttccacgttactcgcttgagcgGTGTGAATACGGGAGGGTGGTAagaaagaataaggtctgccgccttgtgcaccgcctcttccatcacctcctcggtgagatcgttagtgaggaggagagtgttcacagcgtggggagggcttggttccaccagcagccccacattgtcccagctttcagccagagagggggatgcaaagtcaccgagggcagaaacgagctccccgaggttcatgagggagcgcgAGGGCAGGAGGCCCAAAgcgcggaggcagcggagaggccggcgaaccagctgagtgccgggcagcagcatgcagctatctgtagagggggcgaaaccacgcaggaataagccctgggaattcgctggctggcagagcagagggaagagtattgcagcggcgaatgccgccccgctgacagagggcagcgcggcccggcctccccccagcAGGCGCTGCCGTCGGAGGCGCGCCGGCCGcgggctctccctcctgcctccggggCGCTCCCGGCGAAGCACCGAAACCGGCCCTTTAGAATCGTGCCAGAAACGTACGGAACTTGCCCCTCACCCATCCGCGCACGCTGCAACCGACCCGCGGGATCTAACCGGAGAAGCGTTTGCCTCtcgcggggggggaggcgggggccggggaagCAAGCAGGACCGGGGCAGGCAGCCTCgaagcgccgccgcgggaccccacGCTTACCTCACGCCGGATCGCAGCCGGAGCTGCAGAGCGGAACctgcgctcggcccggccccgccgcttccgccgcgctaggggggcggccgcggcctcttcgccgcgccgggccgggccggctctgaGCCGCGGCGTGGGCAGCCCGGCCCCTTCCTGCCCGCCCGAGGGGAGCCGGAGAGCCGTTTcccggcggccggcgccgggcccgCGTCCAGCCTCGGCAGGTTTGTGCGAGGCCTCCGTGGGGCCAGGCGagggggagggcgccggggcggcgcgggaaggccgagctggcggccgcggggatggcgggcgtcctgggtgggtcgctcgccggtggaggagccgggccgcgccctgcagcagcggggcgagcgagcggagccggcgtgccgtgcgcgtaggccgtcggagcaagtacctcgcATCGGCAggaaaggagcggtagctccgagccatcgctggtcaggtgggagccgagggccgctgggttgcggggAGCGCGctcgtcccttgggaggcttaaccggcgggtgcacagcgccgcggtgctcgtcctggcggcccggtgctcgtcctggcggcccggtgctcgtcctggcggcccggtgctcgtcctggcggcccgccaccctggcaggcagtagccggggtgaggggccgggccgcggcgggcgggtccgccggcgcctgcctgaggcctcgccgaacctgggggctgcccagggagggcagcacacttagaacagagtggcctctaaagctcttgatttccacagaactgcggtttatcgtcatccttccaaaggctgttatttgaaactactactacgataaaggCAGTCTGATCCGGTGCTCGAacgcaggtagctgtctgttgcagatactggcagctgtcagaaggtggctccgaATCACACCTCCCTTTAGgaactggcatgtggcttttctctgttaatttcggtcatttataaaaaaatactctttggaaaagctgagattgcttcgtatagaccttcatcctaggaaagggttttttgcccccacccctctttctacgttattttgttctgctcctttctaGTTCTTTACATGCTGCATAGTTACaagtaaattgcaataaaatgtttatccACAGAGTCGCTTGAATGGCACTGTAAAACTGTGTGCTTTAAAGGCATAGGAccacacagatatttcagaatcaaaaagaactgtggactgttaggaaaaagcccaacgggtttcatatgttcatatgttttctttgcagaaaattgctGTAGACGATCTACCTCAGCTTTTGAATAAGCAGACATGGTGAGAACAATAgccctttctatatattttacTTCTTCCTGAAATGGTCATCTAGTGGAAACTGAATATCTGCTCTGCATCTCAAAGGAATAcgcattttattctgctgtgaagaactggtaatgaaaagtttaggttttcatttcagacttctaacgagatattgtagaaaggaaaataggacagGTTACATTGGTCTAAAATATAATTAGACCTTCAGTTCTCAGAGCCTAAATTTTAATCCTACTTTGGCCAATATTTGGTaatccagtttggtttcttttaccaTGGAAGCATTGTTCAGGTCgcaaacacacagtcctgctTGAGTGTATGTAACCTACACTTGCAGgcatttacagtttttgcaaatCAGGAAACGAAGGTAAGACCGTGTGTCTTAAACTGTCCATACACCTCTTAGAGCATCTTCATGGACATTGTAGACTACTATCTTCACTTCTTTACTCGTATACTTCTGGGAAAGTATGCCAGTATCGgcatgatgctgatttttcttgtacGCTTCTCCCGAGTATAAAcccacagtatctttttttttttttgcatagtttagcACTTTCCATAGGagtactgtgatatatttggcctATAGAGATATATTTGCTTAGGTGGATGGGTagctgccattttaaattttgtgaaggttatttataaattcttaagaaaagtgtGTCATTGTGTAGATTTGCTTGTTTGTGAAGGCAGATTTTATGTGGTGCCATTCAGAACTAGCCTTATCACTCAGAAGGCTTCTGGCAACTAACACACACCAGTTGTtcctctgactgtaaagcagtgaGGTGTGTGTGCCACACTATcacctgaaatggagaaaacctcGATTCTTCAACTTTGCAATGCAGTGACTGTGCAGGTGCAGTTTGCAAATGATTAATGTATCTCTGGAGTGTAACAGCgtgaaacagagctgctgcattcctgtgctGAACTTGATGTGTCCTGAAACTAAATGAGACCAAGTGCTTTCTGGTCATTTCACTGGAaacgaggaagaggaaggtttctgacaGTAGCCTTGCCTGTGGCCAAATAGCGGAACAGTGTTTATATGCATGTAACGTTTGCGTATGTTCTTGGTGGTGCTAGGACATAAAACTGAGTCTGTTAGTATTTCGTTgctgatttcattattattttctgcctcttgcccAGGCTGTCACGCTGCATACTGACGTAGGCGATattaaaattgaactgttctGTGAGCGGACACCAAAGACCTGCGAAGTAAGTCAAGTAACAGAAGCGGGATTGCCTAgtgtcagaacaaagcagtagaaATAGTGAAGACTGTAGAGGAGGTGAAGTGGCTTTTGCAATTCATCTTTTCACGTAacagaatactaatattttaagcCGGTACAGTGCCTATGCCACTTGTGGAAATCGTGCACTGTGTCATACTGCCTAGAGCTTTGCTGCCCGTTTCTCACCAGATGAAGTTTAGCCAAGGGCCACTTCTCTTCAAGTTCCAGCATCTCCCAAAGTGCCCTTTGCCCTTATGGGGAAATACGGCACATGGCCTGGGATTCCCCAGTTTCCCTGGGTTTGCTCACACTTGCAGAGATTTGGTTTTAAGAGAGTGACAATCGCTCCCAGTTTGTCAGAGGccccaggttttcctttctgcaataaacttaagcttaaattcaaataattgacCTTTTAACTAATAAAACTGAGGCATGAAGTTGTTGATTACCAAattgacatttacaaaatgttgaatGAGAGTGATGCTTCTGAGCATGTCTTAGGCTTCTTGTTTGTTCCTCAAGTCAGACAGCCTTGTGctgtaagctttatttaaaatcctttgtaTCTGTGACACTGTCAAAGGGGCACATTAACTATAATTTGCTTATGACTGTTCTGTGGCAATTGGAATTCAGGTGGTCACCAcgcaaagcagaggcaaaagggTTAGACTTGGTCTTGCCAGTGCTGTCATTTTAGTGAGaggatatttgtttctgaattgtTTGTTAATGTGGTTTGTTTCACTTCCTTAGAATTTCCTGGCTCTTTGTGCTAGTAACTACTACAATGGATGCATATTTCACCGGAATATAAAGGGCTTCATGGTTCAGACAGGAGATCCATTAGGTAAATTCTTCTGTTCGGGTCTctctataggaaaataaaatataaataaaaggaaatgataagtatgaaagtttaaaaccaaaatgtaaacaaagtaaaagtaaaatataaggaTTATTGTTTTGTTGACAGAGGGTTTTATGGggagattagctttctgtgatgaGTTTACAGAGGAGCAGCCATTACCCTAgttctaaataaacatgcagtagtaaagcattctacagacttttccagctgtttccactAAATATGATGGTTCTGCTGGCTCACCAGAGGTGGAACGGGTAGCAGTTGCTATTGTGGTTTCTCTGATTTCTGCCTGAAAGGCTACACTGCCTTTAAAGCATTTGGGGGAAATGTCCCAGACAGCGTCAACTGTTTGGGGGAAAATCCGATTCAACTTCGGGTTTGTActcatactgaatttaatttgaggATATGTCAGTGCCTTGTTCTGCTACTTAATAGATGTCCCTTATTTAGAGTTATGTCTCTGCTGAGTAACAAGACACGAGCACCTGATCCCTGCCTCAAATGAATTACAGGCTATCTGTGGTCTTTGTTGTAAAATGTTATAACAGTACattatttctagaattttcagtctgaaaatccagTAGTGTATTGTGGTGCTTCTTTGTcaggcactgggaaaggaggtaACAGCATCTGGGGCAAGAAGTTTGAAGACGAATTCAGCGAATACCTGAAGGTATTTCTGTGCTCGCAATATGCGGTTATTTTCATACGGATTTTCCTTACGGATTGGAGAACGCTCAGCATTGTGTTGTACTGTATTAAATACCTTTCTATTAACTGTGAAGCAAAGTCTAATCCTGCAATAAAGGGATAGAAAGCTTCTTGTTAGAAGGGGAACAGGCATTTCTGTACTTGGCAAGTTAAGTTTGAGGGTTTTCGTCACCaagaacagaagtagaaagaatttgtaagtgcttttcatgttctgaagggaaagaagtaatttttcattgtaagGGCAATTTTGAGGAGCTAATTATGGACTGTGTTGGAATATATTTGCAGtcgagatttttttcctgataatggtATTGAAGCAGAGTAGTCAGTCACAGAGCACTTCGTGCAGGCTAAAGCCCTGCTTCTACACATGTGTATCCATGTTgaggtttttcccttctttcagcacAGTGTCCGTGGGGTAGTTTCAATGGCAAACAATGGCCCAAATACCAATGGATCACAGTTCTTCATCACTTACGGCAAGCAACCGCACCTAGACATGAAGTACACTGTGTTTGGAAAGTAAGTGATCCGACTGCAAGCCACCGTACCATAGCGTGTGGAGGATCTGAATATTTCAGGGCACATGCAATGCAAATTTAGAAGCTTCTGGTtctaaacctgtttaaaatattggctgtatatatgtaaatgtatgctcTTGCACTGTCACCAGAATTAGTTGCTCGAAAATGCCACTCCCTTCTTCACTGCAGGgaataaggatattaaaaattacctcaataatggaccattctttttcttcttctctgcctccacaccccccccccccccctcagttatTCCAGCTTGCCTTTTCATCCATGGccaaagggctgcagcctgatTTTCAGCAAACTCCAGAACAACTGGATACATGGTTGTAGGGTTTACTGAGAAACAAGAATCTGATCTGGGACTGAATCTGGCAATGGGTGTGGTACTGATGATTGTACTTCTGTTTAGGTGGAACTGTCTGTTGGTCAGATAAAAACCACAGAGCTTGTTTAAGATgcatcattatttaaaacattcttaatagaCACTACTGATAATGGATCCTTAAAGCAAATGTTCGATTTTTGAGTctttcagattctgctttttctatctcaaaatcatggtagtcttttcttttgcttgttaaaaagtCTCTACTGTACAAGTgaatctgctgagaaaaagttgcctttattaaatggagtaaaatattcaaaggaaactattgaaatgtgaaaatacaatt belongs to Athene noctua chromosome 7, bAthNoc1.hap1.1, whole genome shotgun sequence and includes:
- the LOC141962670 gene encoding peptidyl-prolyl cis-trans isomerase-like 3; the protein is MMLIFLVRFSRAVTLHTDVGDIKIELFCERTPKTCENFLALCASNYYNGCIFHRNIKGFMVQTGDPLGTGKGGNSIWGKKFEDEFSEYLKHSVRGVVSMANNGPNTNGSQFFITYGKQPHLDMKYTVFGKVIDGLETLDELEKLPVNEKTYRPLNEVRIKDVSVHANPFAL